In Streptomyces sp. SID8374, one genomic interval encodes:
- the cydD gene encoding thiol reductant ABC exporter subunit CydD, producing MKPIDPRLVRYAQATRFFLAAVVALGLVGAALVIAQAMLIAEIVVGGFEDGLTVTELRTPLLLLAAVAVGRALVAWLTELAAHRASAAVKSELRGRLLERAAQLGPGWLSGQRTGSLVALATRGVDALDDYFARYLPQLGLAVVVPVAVLARIVTEDWVSAAIIVVTLPLIPLFMILIGWATQSRMDRQWQLLSRLSGHFLDIVAGLPTLKVFGRAKAQAESIRTITSQYRRATVRTLRIAFLSSFALELLATLSVALVAVTIGMRLVHGELDLYTGLVVLILAPEAYLPIRQVGAQYHAAAEGLSAAEEIFAVLKTEPRAAGTEDVPDSTRLELERVTVRHEGRTEPSLDAVSLTVEPGETVALVGPSGVGKSTLLNVVLGFAVPAEGHVRVGGRDLGELDLERWRSRIAWVPQRPHLFAGTIAENVRLARPDADDEAVVAALRDAGAYDFVAELPDGERTLLGEDGAGLSAGQRQRLALARAFLADRPLLLLDEPTASLDGETEAGIVDAVRRLAAGRTVLLVVHRPALLAVADRVVTLEPRSAEAQGPAAVVAAPGLPVPQPLAGGEPLDARRPGDVLEAADLLEPGDVRVSGALLESGGVRDGGALLESGDAREVGTLLESADPRKAGGGPVPEAALLRETDARPGRVLARVREAAGAQRGQLALGLLLGSLAVGSAVGLMAVSGWLISRASEQPPVLYLMMAVTATRAFGIGRAVFRYAERLVSHDAVLKLLAELRVAVYRGLERVAPAGLRTVRRGDLLSRLVADVDALQDYWLRWLLPAGTALTVSVAAAGFTGWLLPEAGVILAVGLLVAGVGVPLVSGTVARRTERQLAPARAALATRVTDLLGGTAELTVAGALPARQAQMRAADGLLTRIASRAATATALGGGLSALVCGLTVVAAALVAVPAVNDGRLAGVALAVVVLTPLAAFEAVAGLPLAVQYRQRVLRSAERVYEVLDAPVPVREPASPADAPASPFPLDVRGLSARYPGAHHDALESVDLTLVPGRRIAVVGPSGSGKTTLAQVLLRFLDASSGTYSLGGVQAADLDGDTVRRSVGLCAQDAHVFDSSIRENLRLARTGATDAELADALSRARLLEWVRSLPEGLDTLVGEHGARLSGGQRQRLALARALLADFPVLVLDEPAEHLDLATADALTADLLAATEGRTTVLITHRLAGVEAVDEVLVLDAGRVAQRGPYAELAAEEGPLRRMLEREKETVAAGA from the coding sequence GTGAAACCGATCGACCCGCGTCTGGTGCGCTACGCACAGGCCACCCGCTTCTTCCTGGCGGCCGTGGTGGCCCTCGGTCTGGTCGGCGCCGCGCTGGTGATCGCCCAGGCGATGCTGATCGCCGAGATCGTGGTGGGCGGGTTCGAGGACGGGCTCACGGTCACCGAACTCCGTACCCCGCTGCTCCTGCTCGCGGCGGTTGCCGTGGGCCGCGCCCTGGTCGCCTGGCTCACCGAGTTGGCGGCCCACCGGGCGAGCGCGGCGGTCAAGTCCGAGCTGCGCGGCCGGCTCCTGGAGCGGGCCGCGCAGCTGGGCCCCGGCTGGCTGAGCGGACAGCGCACCGGCTCCCTGGTGGCGCTGGCGACCCGTGGGGTCGACGCACTCGACGACTACTTCGCGCGCTATCTGCCGCAGCTCGGGCTCGCGGTGGTCGTGCCGGTGGCGGTGCTGGCCCGGATCGTCACCGAAGACTGGGTCTCGGCGGCGATCATCGTGGTCACGCTGCCGCTCATCCCCCTCTTCATGATCCTGATCGGCTGGGCCACCCAGTCCCGGATGGACCGGCAGTGGCAGCTGCTCTCCCGGCTCTCCGGCCACTTCCTGGACATCGTCGCCGGTCTCCCGACGCTCAAGGTCTTCGGCCGCGCCAAGGCCCAGGCCGAGTCGATCCGCACCATCACCTCGCAGTACCGCCGGGCCACCGTGCGCACCCTGCGGATCGCCTTCCTCTCCTCGTTCGCCCTGGAGCTGCTGGCCACCCTGTCGGTCGCGCTCGTCGCCGTCACCATCGGCATGCGGCTCGTGCACGGGGAACTCGACCTCTACACCGGCCTGGTGGTCCTGATCCTGGCCCCGGAGGCGTATCTGCCGATCCGCCAGGTCGGAGCGCAGTACCACGCGGCGGCGGAGGGCCTCTCGGCCGCCGAGGAGATCTTCGCGGTCCTGAAGACCGAGCCCCGGGCGGCGGGCACCGAGGACGTCCCGGACTCGACGCGCCTGGAGCTGGAGCGCGTGACCGTACGCCACGAGGGCCGCACCGAACCCTCGCTGGACGCCGTCTCACTCACCGTCGAACCGGGGGAGACGGTCGCCCTGGTCGGCCCGAGCGGCGTCGGCAAGTCCACCCTGCTGAACGTGGTCCTCGGGTTCGCCGTACCCGCCGAGGGACACGTCCGGGTCGGCGGCCGGGACCTCGGGGAGCTGGACCTGGAGCGCTGGCGGAGCCGGATCGCCTGGGTCCCGCAGCGCCCGCACCTCTTCGCGGGCACGATCGCGGAGAACGTCCGCCTCGCCCGGCCCGACGCCGACGACGAGGCGGTGGTGGCGGCGCTGCGCGACGCGGGGGCGTACGACTTCGTCGCCGAGCTGCCCGATGGCGAGCGGACCCTGCTCGGCGAGGACGGCGCCGGGCTCTCCGCCGGTCAGCGCCAACGCCTCGCCCTCGCCCGCGCGTTCCTGGCCGACCGGCCGCTGCTGCTCCTGGACGAGCCGACCGCGAGCCTGGACGGGGAGACGGAGGCGGGGATCGTCGATGCCGTACGGAGGCTGGCGGCGGGCCGGACCGTGCTGCTGGTCGTCCACCGCCCGGCCCTGCTGGCGGTGGCGGACCGGGTGGTGACGCTGGAGCCGCGGTCGGCGGAGGCCCAGGGGCCGGCCGCGGTGGTCGCCGCGCCCGGACTGCCCGTGCCGCAGCCCCTCGCGGGCGGTGAGCCGCTGGACGCGCGGCGCCCCGGGGATGTGCTGGAGGCGGCGGACCTGCTGGAGCCTGGGGACGTACGGGTGAGCGGGGCCCTGCTGGAGTCGGGGGGCGTGCGGGATGGCGGGGCCCTGCTGGAGTCCGGGGACGCACGGGAGGTCGGGACCCTGCTGGAGTCTGCGGATCCGCGTAAGGCCGGGGGCGGTCCGGTCCCCGAAGCCGCACTGCTGCGGGAGACCGACGCCCGCCCCGGGCGGGTCCTCGCCCGGGTCCGGGAGGCGGCGGGCGCGCAGCGTGGACAGCTCGCCCTGGGGCTGCTGCTGGGCAGCCTCGCCGTGGGGTCGGCCGTGGGGCTCATGGCCGTCTCCGGCTGGCTGATCTCCCGCGCCTCCGAACAGCCGCCGGTGCTCTACCTGATGATGGCCGTCACCGCGACGCGCGCCTTCGGCATCGGCCGAGCGGTCTTCCGGTACGCGGAGCGCCTGGTCTCCCACGACGCCGTGCTCAAGCTGCTCGCCGAACTCCGGGTCGCGGTCTACCGGGGCCTCGAACGCGTCGCGCCCGCCGGGCTGCGCACGGTGCGGCGGGGCGACCTGCTCTCCCGGCTCGTCGCCGACGTGGACGCGCTCCAGGACTACTGGCTGCGCTGGCTGCTGCCCGCCGGGACGGCGCTGACGGTCTCCGTGGCCGCTGCCGGGTTCACCGGCTGGCTGCTGCCGGAGGCGGGCGTGATCCTGGCGGTCGGGCTGCTGGTCGCCGGGGTCGGCGTGCCGCTGGTCAGCGGGACCGTCGCCCGCCGCACGGAACGTCAACTGGCGCCCGCGCGCGCCGCCCTGGCCACCCGGGTCACCGATCTCCTCGGCGGCACGGCCGAGCTGACCGTCGCCGGGGCGCTCCCGGCCCGGCAGGCCCAGATGCGGGCGGCCGACGGCCTGCTGACCCGGATCGCCTCCCGCGCGGCCACCGCGACGGCCCTGGGCGGCGGGCTCTCCGCCCTGGTCTGCGGGCTGACCGTGGTGGCCGCCGCACTCGTCGCCGTGCCCGCCGTGAACGACGGCCGGCTGGCCGGGGTCGCGCTCGCGGTGGTGGTCCTCACCCCGCTCGCCGCCTTCGAGGCCGTCGCCGGACTGCCGCTCGCGGTGCAGTACCGCCAGCGGGTGCTGCGGAGCGCGGAGCGGGTGTACGAGGTACTCGACGCCCCCGTCCCCGTACGGGAGCCCGCGAGCCCGGCCGATGCGCCCGCCTCGCCGTTCCCGCTGGATGTGCGGGGGCTGTCGGCCCGCTACCCGGGGGCGCACCACGACGCCCTGGAGTCGGTGGACCTGACGCTGGTGCCCGGCCGCCGCATCGCGGTCGTCGGCCCCTCCGGCTCCGGCAAGACGACGCTCGCGCAGGTCCTCCTCCGCTTCCTGGACGCCTCCTCGGGGACGTACAGCCTCGGCGGTGTGCAGGCGGCGGACCTGGACGGCGACACCGTACGGCGCTCCGTCGGCCTGTGCGCCCAGGACGCCCACGTCTTCGACAGCTCCATCCGCGAGAACCTGCGCCTCGCCCGTACCGGCGCCACCGACGCCGAGCTGGCCGACGCGCTCTCCCGGGCCCGGCTGCTGGAGTGGGTCCGCTCCCTGCCCGAGGGACTCGACACCCTGGTCGGCGAGCACGGCGCCCGGCTCTCCGGCGGGCAGCGCCAGCGCCTCGCCCTCGCCCGGGCGTTGCTGGCGGACTTCCCGGTCCTCGTCCTGGACGAGCCGGCGGAGCACCTCGACCTGGCGACCGCCGACGCGCTCACCGCCGACCTGCTGGCCGCCACCGAGGGGCGCACGACCGTCCTGATCACCCACCGGCTGGCCGGGGTCGAAGCGGTCGACGAGGTGCTGGTGCTGGACGCGGGCCGGGTGGCGCAGCGCGGACCGTACGCCGAGCTCGCCGCCGAGGAGGGGCCGCTGCGCCGGATGCTGGAGCGGGAGAAGGAGACGGTGGCGGCGGGGGCGTGA
- the cydB gene encoding cytochrome d ubiquinol oxidase subunit II, producing MELHDVWFVLIAVLWIGYFFLEGFDFGIGVLTKLLARDRKERRVLINTIGPVWDGNEVWLLTAGGATFAAFPEWYATLFSGFYLPLLIILLCLIVRGVAFEYRAKRTGERWQTNWENAIFWTSLIPAVLWGVAFGNIVRGVKIDADMEYVGNFFDLLNPYAILGGLVTLFLFTFHGAVFAALKTAGDIRVRARSLALKLGLATAVLALGFLLWTQADSGDRWSLVALIVAVVALVAAIGAIAKGREGWSFAFSGLTIVAAVGMLFLTLFPNVMPSSLNDAWNLTVTNASSTPYTLKIMTWCAGIATPMVLLYQSWTYWVFRKRIGTQHIADAH from the coding sequence ATGGAACTCCACGACGTCTGGTTCGTGCTCATCGCCGTCCTCTGGATCGGCTACTTCTTCCTGGAGGGATTCGACTTCGGCATCGGGGTCCTCACCAAGCTGCTCGCCCGCGACCGCAAGGAGCGGCGGGTCCTCATCAACACGATCGGGCCCGTCTGGGACGGCAACGAGGTCTGGCTGCTCACCGCGGGCGGCGCGACCTTCGCGGCCTTCCCCGAGTGGTACGCCACCCTGTTCTCCGGCTTCTACCTGCCGCTGCTGATCATCCTGCTCTGCCTGATCGTGCGCGGGGTGGCCTTCGAGTACCGGGCCAAGCGGACCGGGGAGCGGTGGCAGACCAACTGGGAGAACGCGATCTTCTGGACCTCGCTGATCCCCGCCGTGCTGTGGGGTGTGGCGTTCGGGAACATCGTGCGCGGAGTGAAGATCGACGCCGACATGGAGTACGTCGGCAACTTCTTCGACCTCCTGAACCCGTACGCGATCCTCGGCGGGCTCGTCACGCTCTTCCTCTTCACCTTCCACGGTGCGGTGTTCGCGGCGCTCAAGACGGCCGGGGACATCCGGGTCCGGGCGCGGTCGCTGGCGCTGAAGCTGGGCCTGGCCACGGCGGTGCTCGCGCTGGGCTTCCTGCTCTGGACCCAGGCCGACAGCGGCGACCGCTGGAGCCTGGTGGCGCTGATCGTGGCGGTGGTGGCCCTGGTGGCGGCGATCGGCGCCATCGCCAAGGGGCGCGAGGGCTGGTCGTTCGCGTTCTCGGGGCTGACGATCGTGGCGGCGGTGGGGATGCTGTTCCTGACGCTCTTCCCGAACGTCATGCCGTCCTCGCTGAACGATGCGTGGAACCTCACGGTCACCAACGCCTCGTCCACGCCGTACACGCTGAAGATCATGACCTGGTGCGCCGGCATCGCCACACCGATGGTGCTGCTGTACCAGAGCTGGACGTACTGGGTGTTCCGCAAGCGGATCGGCACCCAGCACATCGCGGACGCGCACTGA
- a CDS encoding cytochrome ubiquinol oxidase subunit I, which produces MDLALAPETLARWQFGITTVYHFLFVPLTISLAALTAGLQTAWVRTDNEKYLRATKFWGKLFLINIAMGVVTGIVQEFQFGMNWSDYSRFVGDIFGAPLAFEALIAFFFESTFIGLWIFGWDRLPKKIHLACMWMVSLGTILSAYFILAANSWMQHPVGYRINEERGRAELTDFWKVLTQDTAVTQFFHTITAAFLVGGAFMVGIAAFHLARKKHIPVMRSSLRLGLVTVVIAGMLTAVSGDSLAKVMFRQQPMKMAAAEALWDGQERAPFSIFAYGDVSEGHNSVEISLPGVLSFLADNDPNSYVPGINDINKAQEEKYGPGDYRPNIPVAFWSFRWMIGFGMASFGLGLLGLWLTRRKFLLPPAMRTGEDEVPNLVLFRNKALSPKFTKLYWLTALWTLLFPLIANSWGWIFTEMGRQPWVVYGVLQTRDGVSPGVSQGEILTSMILFTLVYAVLAVIEVKLLVKYIKAGPPELTESDLNPPTRINGHDDEDADRPMAFSY; this is translated from the coding sequence GTGGACCTCGCTCTGGCGCCGGAGACCCTGGCGCGCTGGCAGTTCGGCATCACCACCGTCTACCACTTCCTCTTCGTTCCGCTGACGATCTCGCTCGCCGCGCTCACCGCCGGCCTGCAGACCGCCTGGGTGCGGACGGACAACGAGAAGTACCTCAGGGCGACCAAGTTCTGGGGCAAGCTGTTCCTGATCAACATCGCCATGGGCGTCGTCACGGGCATCGTCCAGGAGTTCCAGTTCGGCATGAACTGGTCCGACTACTCGCGCTTCGTCGGCGACATCTTCGGCGCCCCGCTCGCCTTCGAGGCGCTGATCGCCTTCTTCTTCGAGTCCACCTTCATCGGACTGTGGATCTTCGGCTGGGACCGGCTGCCGAAGAAGATCCACCTCGCCTGCATGTGGATGGTCTCGCTCGGCACGATCCTCTCCGCCTACTTCATCCTGGCGGCCAACTCCTGGATGCAGCACCCGGTCGGCTACCGCATCAACGAGGAGCGCGGCCGCGCCGAGCTCACCGACTTCTGGAAGGTCCTCACCCAGGACACCGCGGTGACGCAGTTCTTCCACACCATCACGGCGGCCTTCCTGGTCGGCGGGGCCTTCATGGTCGGCATCGCCGCCTTCCACCTCGCGCGCAAGAAGCACATCCCGGTGATGCGGAGCTCGCTGCGGCTGGGCCTGGTCACGGTGGTGATCGCCGGAATGCTCACCGCCGTCAGCGGCGACTCCCTGGCCAAGGTCATGTTCCGGCAGCAGCCGATGAAGATGGCCGCCGCCGAGGCGCTCTGGGACGGCCAGGAACGCGCCCCCTTCTCGATCTTCGCGTACGGGGACGTCAGCGAGGGCCACAACTCCGTCGAGATCTCGCTCCCCGGGGTGCTCTCCTTCCTCGCCGACAACGACCCGAACTCCTACGTCCCGGGCATCAACGACATCAACAAGGCCCAGGAGGAGAAGTACGGCCCCGGCGACTACCGGCCCAACATCCCGGTCGCGTTCTGGAGCTTCCGCTGGATGATCGGGTTCGGGATGGCCTCCTTCGGCCTCGGCCTGCTGGGGCTCTGGCTGACCCGGCGGAAGTTCCTGCTGCCACCGGCGATGCGGACCGGCGAGGACGAGGTCCCGAACCTGGTCCTCTTCCGGAACAAGGCGCTCAGCCCGAAGTTCACCAAGCTCTACTGGCTCACCGCGCTCTGGACCCTGCTCTTCCCGCTCATCGCCAACTCCTGGGGCTGGATCTTCACCGAGATGGGCCGCCAGCCGTGGGTGGTCTACGGGGTCCTCCAGACCCGCGACGGGGTCTCCCCCGGTGTGTCGCAGGGCGAGATCCTCACCTCGATGATCCTCTTCACCCTCGTCTACGCCGTGCTGGCGGTCATCGAGGTCAAGCTCCTCGTGAAGTACATCAAGGCCGGGCCGCCGGAGCTCACCGAGTCCGACCTCAACCCGCCCACCCGGATCAACGGCCACGACGACGAAGACGCCGACCGGCCCATGGCCTTCTCGTACTGA
- the hisC gene encoding histidinol-phosphate transaminase has protein sequence MSETSPKLRAELDGVPAYVPGKPAAAGGPVAYKLSSNENPYPPLPGVLESALAAAGSFNRYPDMACTGLMNELSDRFGVPLPHLATGTGSVGVAQQLLQATSGPGDEVIYAWRSFEAYPIITQVSGATSVKVPLTSGEVHDLDAMAEAITDRTRLIFVCNPNNPTGTVVRRAELERFLDRVPGDVLVVLDEAYKEFIRDAEVPDGIEIYRDRPNVAVLRTFSKAYGLAGLRVGFAVAHEPVAAALRKTAVPFGVSQLAQDAAVASLRAEDELLGRVGSLVAERSRVAGELVRQGWTVPESQANFVWLRLGERTLDFAAACERAGVVVRPFKGEGVRVTIGESEGNDLFLKAAEAFRAEL, from the coding sequence GTGAGCGAGACGAGCCCCAAGCTGCGCGCCGAGCTGGACGGCGTTCCCGCCTATGTGCCGGGCAAGCCGGCGGCGGCCGGCGGACCGGTCGCGTACAAGCTGTCCTCCAACGAGAACCCCTACCCGCCGCTGCCGGGGGTCCTGGAGTCGGCGCTCGCCGCCGCGGGCAGCTTCAACCGCTACCCGGACATGGCGTGCACCGGGCTGATGAACGAGCTGTCCGACCGTTTCGGGGTGCCGCTCCCGCACCTCGCAACCGGCACCGGATCGGTCGGCGTGGCCCAGCAGCTGCTCCAGGCCACCTCGGGCCCGGGCGACGAGGTCATCTACGCCTGGCGGTCCTTCGAGGCCTACCCGATCATCACGCAGGTGAGCGGCGCGACCTCGGTGAAGGTCCCGCTGACCAGCGGTGAGGTGCACGACCTCGACGCGATGGCCGAGGCGATCACCGACCGGACCCGGCTGATCTTCGTCTGCAACCCGAACAACCCCACCGGGACCGTGGTGCGCCGGGCCGAGCTGGAACGGTTCCTGGACCGGGTGCCCGGCGATGTGCTGGTGGTCCTCGACGAGGCGTACAAGGAGTTCATCCGCGACGCCGAGGTGCCCGACGGCATCGAGATCTACCGGGACCGGCCCAATGTGGCGGTGCTGCGGACCTTCTCGAAGGCGTACGGCCTCGCGGGGCTGCGGGTCGGGTTCGCCGTGGCCCATGAGCCGGTGGCCGCCGCGCTGCGGAAGACCGCCGTCCCCTTCGGCGTCAGCCAGCTCGCCCAGGACGCGGCGGTCGCCTCGCTGCGCGCCGAGGACGAGCTGCTCGGCCGGGTCGGTTCGCTGGTCGCCGAGCGGAGCCGGGTGGCCGGGGAGCTGGTGCGCCAGGGCTGGACCGTGCCGGAGTCGCAGGCCAACTTCGTCTGGCTGCGCCTGGGCGAGCGGACCCTCGACTTCGCCGCCGCCTGTGAGCGGGCCGGTGTGGTGGTACGCCCGTTCAAGGGAGAGGGCGTACGGGTCACCATCGGCGAGAGCGAGGGCAACGACCTCTTCCTGAAGGCGGCGGAGGCGTTCCGCGCGGAGCTGTAG
- a CDS encoding LacI family DNA-binding transcriptional regulator — translation MTAAGKHQVSRTETPRRSGRPGRAGIRDVAAAAGVSITTVSDALNGKGRLPDATRSHVREVAERLGYRPSAAARTLRTGKSGLIGLTVTTYGDEPFTFTEFAYFAEMARAATSAALARGYALVILPATSRHDVWSNVALDGTVVIDPSDQDPVVTELVRQGLPVVSDGRPAGTLPVTAWVDNDHRAAVLDLLDHLAAAGARRIGLLTGTTTDTYTRLSTTAYLHWCERVGQDPVYESYPAHDPCAGAVAADRLLARPDRPDAVYGLFDPNGTDLLAAARRYGLRVPEDLLLVCCSESTVYAATEPPITTLSLKPRRIGTAVVQLLIDAIEGVEHDGPVEQVIPTELIIRTSSQRRPPRTTVSAPRSPSRD, via the coding sequence ATGACAGCAGCAGGGAAGCACCAGGTGAGCCGGACGGAGACCCCCCGGCGCAGCGGCCGGCCAGGACGGGCGGGGATCCGCGACGTGGCCGCCGCGGCCGGAGTCTCGATCACGACCGTCTCCGACGCGCTCAACGGCAAGGGCAGGCTCCCGGACGCCACCCGCAGCCATGTCCGCGAGGTCGCAGAGCGCTTGGGCTACCGCCCCTCCGCAGCGGCCCGAACCCTCCGTACGGGCAAGTCGGGGCTGATCGGCCTGACCGTGACCACGTACGGGGATGAACCTTTCACCTTCACCGAATTCGCGTACTTCGCGGAGATGGCGAGAGCCGCGACCTCGGCGGCGCTCGCCCGGGGCTACGCCCTGGTCATCCTCCCCGCCACCTCCCGGCACGACGTCTGGTCGAACGTCGCACTCGACGGCACCGTCGTCATCGACCCCTCCGACCAGGACCCGGTCGTCACCGAACTCGTCCGCCAAGGGCTGCCCGTCGTCTCGGACGGCCGCCCCGCCGGGACGCTCCCCGTCACCGCCTGGGTCGACAACGACCACCGGGCCGCCGTACTCGACCTCCTCGACCACCTCGCCGCCGCCGGGGCCCGCCGTATCGGCCTGCTGACCGGCACCACCACCGACACGTACACCCGGCTCTCCACCACCGCCTACCTGCACTGGTGCGAGCGGGTCGGCCAGGATCCCGTCTACGAGTCCTACCCGGCGCACGACCCCTGCGCGGGCGCGGTCGCCGCCGATCGGCTGCTCGCCCGCCCGGACCGCCCCGACGCGGTCTACGGGCTCTTCGACCCCAACGGGACCGATCTCCTCGCGGCCGCCCGCCGCTACGGCCTGCGGGTCCCCGAGGACCTGCTGCTGGTCTGCTGTAGCGAGTCCACCGTGTACGCGGCCACCGAACCGCCCATCACGACGCTCTCGCTGAAGCCCCGCCGCATCGGCACCGCCGTCGTCCAGCTCCTCATCGACGCCATCGAAGGCGTCGAACACGACGGGCCGGTGGAGCAGGTGATACCGACGGAGCTCATCATCCGGACCTCCTCGCAACGCCGTCCGCCGCGCACCACGGTCAGCGCGCCACGCTCCCCCAGCAGGGACTGA
- a CDS encoding metallophosphoesterase — MTQGAGQEPVVRTATLRDFRVPPYARTPVPPQAPGAAPHPSLPPHAPEPSAPVPHASVPPHAPAPPHLPPHPGNAAVGDEPPEGYTPTERDLPVINRGDTVKMETVPEPRPVNGEGRGPLFVVGDVHGYLDELLAALAAQGLIDADGNWAAGNARLWFLGDFTDRGPDGIGVIDLVMRLSAEAAAAGGYCKALMGNHELLLIGAKRFSDTPVNSGAGTATFQAAWLLNGGQKNDMDRLQDVHLQWMSRLDAVVEEDGHLLMHSDTTAYLDYGSTIEDVNDTITAILTRNDADECWDLFRKLTKRFAFRDEGGAEAVRELLTTYGGQRVVHGHSPIPYLLGEVGTEDGEDGSGPVVNGPHVYADGLAIAMDGGVTMAGKLLVVQLPLHD, encoded by the coding sequence ATGACTCAGGGGGCCGGTCAGGAACCCGTGGTGCGGACGGCGACGTTGCGTGACTTCAGAGTTCCGCCGTACGCACGGACGCCCGTACCACCGCAGGCGCCCGGAGCGGCGCCGCACCCGTCACTGCCCCCGCACGCGCCGGAGCCGTCGGCGCCCGTGCCGCACGCCTCCGTGCCCCCGCACGCCCCCGCGCCGCCCCACCTGCCGCCGCACCCCGGCAACGCGGCTGTCGGCGACGAGCCCCCGGAGGGGTACACTCCCACCGAGCGCGACCTCCCCGTCATCAACCGCGGCGACACCGTCAAGATGGAGACCGTCCCCGAACCACGGCCCGTCAACGGGGAAGGGCGCGGCCCCCTCTTCGTCGTCGGCGATGTCCACGGATATCTCGACGAGTTGCTGGCCGCCCTCGCCGCCCAGGGCCTCATCGACGCCGACGGCAACTGGGCCGCGGGCAACGCCCGGCTCTGGTTCCTCGGCGACTTCACCGACCGCGGCCCCGACGGCATCGGGGTCATCGACCTCGTCATGCGGCTCTCGGCGGAGGCGGCGGCGGCGGGCGGCTACTGCAAGGCCCTGATGGGCAATCACGAGCTGCTGCTCATCGGCGCCAAGCGGTTCTCCGACACCCCCGTCAACTCCGGGGCCGGCACCGCCACCTTCCAGGCCGCCTGGCTGCTCAACGGCGGCCAGAAGAACGACATGGACCGCCTCCAGGACGTCCACCTCCAGTGGATGTCCCGACTCGACGCGGTCGTCGAGGAGGACGGGCATCTGCTGATGCACTCCGACACGACGGCCTACCTCGACTACGGCTCCACCATCGAGGACGTCAACGACACGATCACCGCCATCCTCACCCGCAACGACGCCGACGAGTGCTGGGACCTCTTCCGCAAGCTCACCAAGCGGTTCGCCTTCCGCGACGAGGGCGGCGCCGAAGCGGTGCGCGAGCTGCTGACGACGTACGGCGGACAGCGCGTCGTCCATGGTCACAGCCCCATTCCGTACCTCCTCGGCGAGGTCGGCACGGAGGACGGCGAGGACGGTTCGGGGCCGGTGGTGAACGGTCCGCACGTGTACGCGGACGGGCTCGCCATCGCCATGGACGGCGGAGTGACCATGGCCGGAAAGCTACTGGTCGTCCAACTCCCCCTGCATGACTGA
- a CDS encoding DUF805 domain-containing protein has product MDWYLAVLKNYAGFSGRARRKEFWMFTLISFVISLVLSIIASLIGTEILSYIYSLAILIPSLAVAVRRLHDTGRTGWWLLIALVPLVGFIVLIVFFASEGKQEPNQYGTNPKLAPQVG; this is encoded by the coding sequence ATGGACTGGTACCTGGCAGTACTCAAGAACTACGCAGGCTTCAGCGGTCGCGCGCGCCGCAAGGAGTTCTGGATGTTCACGCTGATCAGCTTTGTGATCAGCCTGGTCCTGTCGATCATCGCCAGCCTGATCGGCACGGAGATCCTGTCCTACATCTACTCCCTCGCGATCCTCATCCCGTCGCTCGCGGTCGCCGTGCGCCGTCTGCACGACACCGGCCGTACCGGCTGGTGGCTGCTGATCGCGCTGGTTCCGCTGGTCGGTTTCATCGTTCTGATCGTCTTCTTCGCCTCCGAGGGCAAGCAGGAGCCGAACCAGTACGGCACCAACCCGAAGCTCGCCCCGCAGGTGGGCTGA